A genomic stretch from Aminobacter aminovorans includes:
- a CDS encoding RNA polymerase sigma factor, producing the protein MASTTSAIEQLFVTERSRLRRLIARIVGSRQDAEDVIQDTYLRLGDRDLTPADRGLVVSAAKNLALDHKRGHAVRTNFTQNVLPEQMTRQAAQPEEIVAARQDLADFLGAINTLPQRRAQIFLLARVDGMPYAQIAKALNISLSTVEKEMASALAFCHQWQRKREIS; encoded by the coding sequence ATGGCATCGACAACAAGCGCGATCGAGCAGCTTTTCGTGACCGAGCGCTCACGTCTGCGGCGGTTGATCGCGCGCATCGTCGGCAGCCGCCAGGACGCCGAAGACGTCATCCAGGACACCTATCTCAGGCTCGGCGACCGCGACCTTACGCCTGCCGACCGCGGCCTGGTGGTCAGTGCCGCCAAGAACCTCGCGCTCGACCACAAGCGCGGCCATGCGGTCCGTACGAACTTCACCCAGAACGTCTTGCCAGAACAGATGACGCGACAGGCAGCCCAGCCCGAAGAGATCGTGGCGGCGCGACAGGACCTTGCCGATTTTCTCGGCGCCATCAACACGCTGCCGCAGCGCAGGGCGCAGATCTTCCTGCTCGCCCGGGTCGACGGCATGCCTTACGCGCAGATCGCCAAGGCGCTTAACATTTCCCTGAGCACGGTGGAAAAGGAGATGGCTAGCGCGCTGGCCTTCTGTCACCAGTGGCAGCGCAAACGCGAAATCTCGTGA